The following proteins are co-located in the Sebastes umbrosus isolate fSebUmb1 chromosome 24, fSebUmb1.pri, whole genome shotgun sequence genome:
- the mdka gene encoding midkine a has product MKAALLLLLLVTLIAVKTVAGGKNKKEKNKPSESGSECTDWRYGNCVPSNGDCGAGFREGSCDQQNKKMKCRVPCNWKKDFGADCKYRFGTWAECDATSGSRNRTGTLKRALYNAECQQTISVSKPCAGKTTKTKTKGKKRKGKGN; this is encoded by the exons ATGAAGgctgcgctgctgctgctgctgttagtcACTCTCATCGCAGTCAAAACTGTAGCTGGAGGGAAAAACAAGAAAG agaaaaacaaaccctCCGAGTCCGGGTCAGAATGCACTGACTGGCGCTATGGCAACTGTGTCCCTAGCAACGGGGATTGTGGAGCAGGGTTTAGAGAGGGGTCATGTGACCAGCAGAACAAGAAGATGAAATGTAGAGTACCTTGCAACTGGAAAAAGGACTTtggag CTGACTGTAAGTATCGGTTTGGTACCTGGGCAGAGTGTGATGCAACCTCTGGCTCGCGCAACAGAACAGGGACACTGAAGAGGGCTCTGTATAACGCCGAGTGCCAACAGACGATTTCTGTCTCCAAGCCATGCGCTGGAAAAACAACCAAGACGAAAACCAAAG GCAAGAAGAGAAAAGGCAAGGGCAACTAG